A genomic stretch from Catenulispora sp. GP43 includes:
- a CDS encoding acyl-CoA thioester hydrolase/BAAT C-terminal domain-containing protein, translating to MVTFGVNVVNVVERELSEPWEGVLCEPEGGSEAGVVVVSGSSGRVLRERARILAEQGLTALAIRWFGGPGQRSGIWELPLETFTEAVDFLSARGAARRIGIVGTSKGAEAAMLTAIRDPRVDAVVAISPTAQVWGNVGPGPDGERTPYHSSWTWGGEPLPFVPYDDAWWDTAPPRPRAVRGLYELSEKTFADQIAPAAIPVEQARAELLLVAGGEDRMWPSMTYALRLAERRRAAGRTVRLISHGDAGHRVLFPGEAGHAASEEFDYGGSEEADRRLGAQAWPLVVGALRGD from the coding sequence ATGGTGACTTTCGGGGTGAACGTCGTCAACGTCGTCGAGCGAGAGTTGTCGGAGCCCTGGGAAGGCGTGCTCTGCGAACCGGAGGGCGGGAGCGAAGCCGGGGTCGTGGTCGTGTCCGGCTCCAGTGGCCGGGTGCTGCGCGAGCGGGCCCGAATCCTCGCCGAGCAGGGGCTGACGGCGCTGGCGATCAGGTGGTTCGGCGGTCCGGGGCAGCGCTCGGGAATCTGGGAGCTGCCGTTGGAGACGTTCACGGAGGCGGTCGACTTCCTGTCCGCACGCGGAGCAGCCCGCAGGATCGGCATCGTCGGAACGTCCAAGGGCGCGGAGGCCGCGATGCTGACGGCGATCCGCGACCCGCGGGTCGACGCGGTGGTCGCGATCTCACCGACCGCGCAGGTGTGGGGGAACGTCGGACCCGGTCCGGACGGGGAGCGCACGCCGTACCACTCGTCGTGGACGTGGGGCGGCGAGCCGCTGCCCTTCGTGCCCTACGACGACGCCTGGTGGGACACGGCACCGCCGAGGCCCCGGGCCGTCCGCGGACTCTACGAGCTGAGCGAGAAGACCTTCGCCGACCAGATCGCGCCGGCCGCGATCCCGGTCGAGCAGGCACGCGCGGAGCTGCTGCTGGTGGCCGGTGGCGAGGACCGGATGTGGCCGTCGATGACGTACGCGCTGCGCCTGGCCGAACGGCGGCGGGCGGCAGGCCGCACGGTGCGGCTGATCAGCCACGGCGATGCCGGGCACCGGGTGCTGTTCCCGGGCGAGGCGGGGCATGCGGCCTCGGAGGAGTTCGACTACGGCGGCAGCGAGGAGGCCGACCGGCGGCTCGGTGCGCAGGCATGGCCTTTGGTGGTGGGGGCGCTGCGGGGGGATTGA
- the eccCa gene encoding type VII secretion protein EccCa, which yields MPTTLTPPRATDRQRGGGSPNGEIQLQAPPVLAKGSGAGLNQLMFMLPMMLGMGAMSFYSMGSKGGAMTYVFGALYGSTMIGMILMSLTRGSAQKKAQINNERRDYHRYLAALRGQVRDVAAAQRATLAITRPEPADLWLRVAQGRAWERRRTDDDFGHARVGRGPQRLATPLRAPQTAPLEDLDPVSSASLRQFIRTYMTVPDLPVALSLKAFASVSVSGERELTVPLVRALIAQLTTFHAPEDLKVAFCLADNQRPTWDWAKWLPHAQAQPANSDAVGPARLAAGDLGTLSELLGNDLGTRPAFGAGRSAGTDNPHLLVIVDGGRTYGDTTLAPLSGLHGVTIIDLVGPEPSPIARPHQGRLHVTGDRMGMVAGEGKDRHLEFLGHPDMVDTATAEALARRLAGAYQGAPTAAASPMSANFGLPELLGIGDPEELDVARTWLPRSARDRLRIPIGLDPQGRPLEMDLKEAAEDGMGPHGLVIGATGSGKSELLRTLVAGLVATHSSETLNLALVDFKGGATFAGMAGLPHVCAVITNLSEELTLVDRMADAIQGEVTRRQELLRAAGNYASVRDYERARDRGADLEPLPALLVIIDEFSELLSNRPELIDLFVMIGRLGRSLAIHLLLASQRLEEGRLRGLDAHLSYRVGLRTFSAAESRAVLGVPDAYHLPSVPGSAYLKTDTETLLRFKAAYVSGPMPARRQRSAGSGHHRILPFTLDRVVDTSAPPPTAEPDPAELTTPAAGTGPSIMDAMVARLIGQGPAAHQIWLPPLDEPVSLDAILTNLAPDPLRGLCPVGWAGLGRLTVPLALVDKPFEQRRDLLWVDLSGSAGHVMVIGGPQSGKSTMVRTLISSLALTHTPEEVQFFLLDTGGGALASVSGLPHVGGYATRRDGERVRRIVGELTALLAEREQLFAQYAVDSAAAFRGRRAELGAFAKDGRAFGDVFLVVDDWTTLRADYEALEEPITALAQRGLGFGIHVVITNNRAMTVRPAMRDIIGTRLELRLGDPGESLVDRRAAANVPAGRPGRGLTPDKLHFLAALPRIDGGTSAETVGTGTADLVARISAAWTGAPSPQVRMLPAEVSPEQVRALLPTPRPNPRAVPFGLSEADLQPVYADFDADPHFIAFGDVESGKSGLLRTIAAGIMADYTPEQAAIAVIDYRRGMLDAVTGDHLLGYAAAEPATVELINDCAEAMRRRLPGPEVTPEQLRERSWWKGPHLFVLVDDYEMVAIPGRNPLLPLLEYLAQARDIGLHLVVARGAGGAGRGLFEPVLQRLRELGSPGLVMSGSKDEGPLLGNVKAGPQPPGRGILVHRRTAPGQAQVAWTPPAN from the coding sequence ATGCCGACCACCCTGACCCCGCCCAGAGCGACCGACCGCCAACGGGGTGGCGGGTCGCCGAACGGGGAGATCCAGCTGCAGGCGCCGCCGGTCCTGGCCAAGGGCTCGGGCGCGGGGCTCAACCAGCTGATGTTCATGCTGCCGATGATGCTCGGCATGGGCGCCATGTCCTTCTACTCGATGGGCAGCAAGGGCGGCGCGATGACGTACGTCTTCGGCGCCCTGTACGGCAGCACCATGATCGGCATGATCCTGATGTCGCTCACCCGGGGCAGTGCCCAGAAGAAGGCACAGATCAACAACGAGCGCCGGGACTACCACCGCTACCTGGCGGCGCTGCGCGGGCAGGTGCGGGACGTGGCGGCGGCGCAGCGCGCGACCCTGGCGATCACCCGCCCGGAGCCGGCCGATCTGTGGCTGCGGGTGGCGCAGGGCCGGGCCTGGGAGCGGCGCCGCACCGACGACGACTTCGGGCACGCCCGGGTCGGCCGCGGCCCGCAGCGGCTGGCCACCCCGCTGCGCGCGCCGCAGACCGCCCCCCTGGAGGACCTGGACCCGGTGTCCTCGGCCTCGCTGCGGCAGTTCATCCGCACCTACATGACGGTCCCGGACCTGCCGGTGGCGCTGTCGCTGAAGGCGTTCGCCTCGGTCTCGGTCAGCGGCGAGCGGGAGCTGACCGTGCCGCTGGTCCGGGCCCTGATAGCGCAGCTGACCACGTTCCACGCCCCGGAGGACCTGAAGGTCGCCTTCTGCCTGGCCGACAACCAGCGCCCGACCTGGGACTGGGCCAAGTGGCTGCCGCACGCCCAGGCGCAGCCGGCCAACTCCGACGCGGTGGGCCCGGCCCGGCTGGCCGCCGGCGACCTGGGCACGCTGTCCGAGCTGCTGGGCAACGACCTGGGCACCCGGCCGGCCTTCGGCGCCGGGCGCTCGGCCGGCACCGACAACCCGCACCTGCTGGTGATCGTGGACGGCGGCCGGACCTACGGCGACACCACGCTGGCGCCGCTGTCCGGCCTGCACGGCGTCACGATCATCGACCTGGTCGGCCCCGAGCCGTCCCCGATCGCCCGGCCGCACCAGGGCCGGCTGCACGTCACCGGCGACCGGATGGGCATGGTCGCCGGCGAGGGCAAGGACCGGCACCTGGAGTTCCTGGGCCACCCGGACATGGTGGACACCGCCACCGCCGAGGCCCTGGCCCGGCGGCTGGCCGGGGCGTACCAGGGCGCGCCGACGGCCGCGGCCTCCCCGATGTCGGCGAACTTCGGCCTGCCGGAACTCCTGGGCATCGGCGACCCGGAGGAACTGGACGTGGCCCGCACCTGGCTGCCGCGCTCGGCGCGGGACCGGCTGCGGATCCCTATCGGCCTGGACCCGCAGGGCCGGCCGCTGGAGATGGACCTGAAGGAGGCGGCCGAGGACGGGATGGGGCCGCACGGCCTGGTGATCGGCGCGACCGGCTCGGGCAAGAGCGAGCTGCTGCGCACCCTGGTGGCCGGCCTGGTGGCCACCCACTCCTCCGAGACGCTGAACCTGGCGCTGGTGGACTTCAAGGGCGGCGCGACCTTCGCCGGCATGGCCGGGCTGCCGCACGTCTGCGCGGTCATCACCAACCTGTCCGAGGAACTGACGCTGGTGGACCGGATGGCCGACGCGATCCAGGGCGAGGTCACGCGGCGTCAGGAACTGCTGCGCGCGGCGGGCAACTACGCCTCGGTCCGCGACTACGAGCGGGCCCGCGACCGCGGCGCCGACCTGGAGCCGCTGCCGGCGCTGCTGGTCATCATCGACGAGTTCAGCGAGCTGCTGTCCAACCGGCCCGAGCTCATCGACCTGTTCGTGATGATCGGCCGGCTGGGCCGGTCCCTGGCGATCCACCTGCTGCTGGCATCGCAGCGTCTTGAGGAGGGGCGGCTGCGTGGACTGGACGCGCACTTGTCGTACCGGGTCGGTCTGCGCACGTTCTCGGCGGCCGAGAGCCGCGCGGTGCTGGGCGTGCCCGACGCCTACCACCTGCCGTCGGTCCCGGGGTCGGCGTATCTGAAGACGGACACCGAGACGCTGCTGCGGTTCAAGGCGGCCTACGTCTCCGGGCCGATGCCGGCGCGCAGGCAACGCTCCGCCGGCAGCGGGCATCACCGGATCCTGCCGTTCACCCTGGACCGGGTGGTCGACACCTCGGCGCCGCCGCCCACCGCGGAACCTGACCCCGCCGAGCTGACCACCCCGGCGGCCGGCACCGGCCCGAGCATCATGGACGCGATGGTGGCCCGGCTGATCGGCCAGGGCCCGGCGGCGCACCAGATCTGGCTGCCGCCGCTGGACGAGCCGGTGTCCCTGGACGCGATCCTGACCAACCTGGCCCCGGACCCGCTGCGCGGGCTGTGCCCGGTCGGCTGGGCGGGGCTGGGCCGGCTGACGGTGCCGCTGGCGCTCGTCGACAAGCCCTTCGAGCAGCGCCGGGACCTGCTGTGGGTGGACCTGTCGGGATCGGCGGGCCACGTGATGGTGATCGGCGGGCCGCAGAGCGGCAAGAGCACCATGGTCCGGACCCTGATCAGCTCGCTGGCGCTGACCCACACCCCGGAGGAGGTCCAGTTCTTCCTGCTGGACACCGGGGGCGGCGCGCTGGCCTCGGTCAGCGGGCTGCCGCACGTCGGCGGGTACGCGACCCGGCGCGACGGGGAGCGCGTGCGCCGCATCGTCGGCGAGCTGACCGCGCTGCTGGCCGAACGCGAGCAGCTGTTCGCGCAGTACGCCGTGGACTCCGCGGCGGCGTTCCGCGGCCGGCGCGCGGAGCTGGGCGCGTTCGCCAAGGACGGCCGGGCCTTCGGCGACGTGTTCCTGGTCGTGGACGACTGGACCACGCTGCGCGCGGACTACGAGGCGCTGGAGGAGCCGATCACCGCGCTGGCCCAGCGCGGCCTGGGCTTCGGCATCCACGTCGTGATCACCAACAACCGCGCGATGACGGTGCGCCCGGCGATGCGCGACATCATCGGCACCCGGCTGGAGCTGCGCCTGGGCGACCCGGGCGAATCGCTGGTGGACCGCCGGGCGGCGGCCAACGTCCCGGCCGGCCGGCCCGGGCGCGGCCTGACCCCGGACAAGCTGCACTTCCTGGCCGCGCTCCCCCGCATCGACGGCGGCACCTCGGCCGAGACGGTCGGCACCGGCACCGCGGACCTGGTGGCCCGGATCAGCGCGGCCTGGACCGGGGCGCCCTCGCCGCAGGTCCGGATGCTCCCGGCGGAGGTCTCGCCGGAGCAGGTGCGGGCCCTGCTGCCCACGCCGCGCCCGAACCCCCGCGCGGTGCCGTTCGGCCTGTCCGAGGCCGACCTGCAGCCGGTGTACGCGGACTTCGACGCCGACCCGCACTTCATCGCCTTCGGCGACGTGGAGAGCGGCAAGAGCGGCCTGCTGCGCACCATCGCCGCGGGCATCATGGCCGACTACACCCCCGAGCAGGCCGCGATCGCGGTCATCGACTACCGGCGCGGGATGCTGGACGCGGTCACCGGCGACCACCTGCTCGGCTACGCCGCCGCGGAGCCGGCCACCGTGGAGCTGATCAACGACTGCGCCGAGGCGATGCGCCGCCGGCTGCCGGGCCCGGAGGTCACCCCCGAGCAGCTGCGCGAGCGCTCCTGGTGGAAGGGCCCGCACTTGTTCGTACTCGTCGACGACTACGAGATGGTCGCCATCCCGGGCCGCAACCCGCTGCTGCCGCTGCTGGAATACCTGGCGCAGGCTCGTGACATCGGGCTGCACCTGGTGGTCGCGCGCGGCGCCGGCGGGGCCGGACGCGGGCTGTTCGAGCCGGTACTGCAGCGCCTGCGCGAACTCGGCTCGCCGGGCCTGGTGATGTCCGGGAGCAAGGACGAGGGGCCGCTGCTGGGCAACGTGAAGGCCGGCCCGCAGCCTCCCGGCCGCGGGATCCTCGTGCACCGGCGGACGGCTCCCGGACAGGCACAGGTGGCTTGGACGCCGCCGGCCAACTGA
- the eccD gene encoding type VII secretion integral membrane protein EccD, with translation MPGSHAGGGGALTMASVSAPAEAPSRMTWARRATVVSPRARVDVALPVQSTFAELVPELVRLSDAQRHTGPGHTGWVLTRLGGAPLPAELTVAASGLRDGDVLYLVPRERQGAPLLFDDVVDAIASASERSDGAWRPSTAHRVGVAGGAVALAGATMLLFALLSGKVAAPAAVGGALVALLVAGGVLARVAHDRRAAIACVAAGLPAAVMAGLSAAPPHKLLPLHGGSAALGLAVLAAYGIAAIVTVKHYSAWFGALAGAAVLGGGTAAVVGMAHATAAHAGVVLAVFATALAAGAPILSMRLGRLPLPRVPSDITAFRENEEPTLGPDVLDQTTTAQRMLTGLLAALGLSAVAGAIAALKAPGTWPVVFVSLLSVVWMLRSRAYTDTVQRVLLVGSGLVSLAWLGGSLVVRHEQALLLAGVSVLALAGLGCFVYARHAGQGRHSPYWTRFMDVAEFLSVVALLPIAGVALGVYQHLGHIKH, from the coding sequence GTGCCGGGAAGTCACGCCGGCGGCGGCGGAGCGCTGACCATGGCCTCGGTGTCCGCCCCCGCCGAGGCCCCGAGCCGCATGACCTGGGCCCGCCGGGCCACCGTGGTGAGCCCCCGGGCCCGGGTCGACGTGGCGCTGCCGGTCCAGAGCACCTTCGCCGAGCTGGTCCCGGAGCTGGTGCGGCTGTCCGACGCGCAGCGGCACACCGGCCCCGGCCACACCGGCTGGGTGCTGACCCGGCTCGGCGGCGCGCCGCTGCCGGCCGAGCTCACCGTCGCCGCCTCCGGGCTGCGCGACGGCGACGTGCTCTACCTGGTCCCGCGCGAGCGTCAGGGCGCGCCGCTGCTGTTCGACGACGTCGTGGACGCGATCGCCAGCGCCTCGGAACGCTCCGACGGCGCCTGGCGGCCGAGCACCGCGCACCGGGTCGGCGTGGCCGGCGGCGCCGTGGCGCTGGCCGGCGCCACGATGCTGCTGTTCGCGCTGCTGTCCGGCAAGGTCGCCGCGCCCGCCGCGGTCGGCGGCGCGCTGGTCGCGCTGCTGGTCGCCGGGGGCGTGCTGGCCCGGGTGGCCCACGACCGGCGGGCCGCGATCGCGTGCGTGGCGGCCGGGCTGCCGGCAGCGGTCATGGCCGGTCTGTCGGCCGCGCCGCCGCACAAGCTGCTGCCGCTGCACGGCGGCTCGGCGGCGTTGGGCCTGGCCGTGCTGGCCGCGTACGGCATCGCGGCGATCGTGACCGTCAAGCACTACTCGGCCTGGTTCGGCGCCCTGGCCGGGGCCGCCGTCCTGGGCGGCGGCACGGCCGCGGTGGTCGGGATGGCCCACGCCACCGCCGCGCACGCCGGCGTGGTGCTGGCCGTGTTCGCCACCGCGCTGGCCGCCGGCGCGCCGATCCTGTCGATGCGCCTGGGGCGGCTGCCGCTGCCCCGGGTGCCCTCGGACATCACGGCGTTCCGGGAGAACGAGGAGCCGACGCTCGGACCCGACGTGCTCGACCAGACCACGACCGCGCAGCGGATGCTCACCGGCCTGCTGGCCGCGCTCGGCCTGTCGGCGGTGGCCGGCGCCATCGCGGCGCTGAAGGCCCCGGGGACCTGGCCGGTGGTGTTCGTCAGCCTGCTGAGCGTGGTGTGGATGCTGCGCTCGCGCGCCTACACCGACACCGTGCAGCGCGTCCTGCTGGTCGGCAGCGGCCTGGTCTCGCTGGCCTGGCTCGGCGGATCCCTGGTGGTCCGGCACGAACAGGCGCTGCTGCTGGCCGGGGTGTCGGTGCTGGCGCTGGCCGGCCTCGGCTGCTTCGTCTACGCCCGGCACGCCGGGCAGGGACGGCACTCGCCGTACTGGACCCGGTTCATGGACGTCGCGGAGTTCCTCAGCGTGGTGGCGCTGCTGCCGATCGCCGGGGTCGCCCTCGGGGTGTACCAGCACCTGGGGCACATCAAGCACTGA
- a CDS encoding sensor histidine kinase — protein MLRVAQAAGRFAGRAGVGAARAPGAARGSDADPPAERARIWDLAARGWTDADGVEYVVALPLAFQIGVLPAAALVYLAGAGASGSGPVLALCAVLAAATAALGFGAARAVPTRTLLVADTVLAVAGNLAMSTVSEPSARAVEVSWQYFAGCVALWTLVRGVVAGLGAAVLGVAVRLAMILGADAVRTHGLVAVTAVFLGDVTVLLLAVLMAAGVLAVLHRDAERLRTGVRRSLHDTVLQTLEAIALTLPGDADNAARRLREVRAVAHAEAVALRRELSRRSAARAMPGVVEGLVGLGAELARDGLRMRLDAAEGVDGDDGLTPQRRAALLAAAREALRNVLKHSGVSEALVRVWDEPDGLTLVVRDFGNGFDPAAHRPGFGLSESIAARMAEVGGHAGVGSRVGNGTSVTLWVPVEGDEVA, from the coding sequence GTGCTGAGGGTCGCGCAGGCGGCGGGGAGGTTTGCGGGACGTGCGGGGGTCGGCGCGGCGCGGGCCCCGGGCGCGGCGCGGGGAAGCGACGCGGATCCTCCGGCGGAGCGCGCACGGATCTGGGATCTGGCGGCGCGCGGCTGGACGGACGCCGACGGCGTCGAGTATGTAGTCGCCCTCCCGCTCGCGTTCCAGATCGGGGTGCTGCCCGCCGCCGCGCTGGTGTACCTGGCCGGCGCCGGGGCCTCGGGCAGCGGGCCGGTGCTGGCGCTGTGCGCGGTCCTGGCCGCCGCGACGGCCGCGCTCGGGTTCGGCGCGGCGCGGGCGGTCCCGACCCGGACGCTGCTCGTGGCGGACACGGTGTTGGCGGTCGCCGGGAATCTGGCGATGAGCACCGTCTCGGAACCCTCGGCGCGTGCGGTCGAGGTGTCGTGGCAGTACTTCGCGGGATGCGTCGCCTTGTGGACGCTGGTGCGGGGCGTCGTGGCCGGACTGGGCGCGGCGGTACTCGGGGTCGCGGTGCGGCTGGCGATGATCCTCGGCGCGGACGCGGTGCGGACGCACGGCCTGGTCGCGGTGACCGCGGTCTTCCTGGGCGACGTCACGGTCCTGCTGCTGGCGGTGTTGATGGCGGCCGGGGTCCTGGCGGTGCTGCACCGGGACGCGGAGCGGCTGCGGACCGGGGTGCGGCGGTCGCTGCACGACACGGTGCTGCAGACCCTCGAGGCGATCGCGCTGACGCTGCCGGGCGACGCGGACAACGCGGCCCGGCGGCTGCGGGAGGTGCGCGCGGTCGCGCACGCCGAGGCGGTCGCGCTGCGGCGGGAGCTGTCGCGGCGCTCGGCGGCGCGGGCGATGCCGGGCGTGGTCGAGGGACTGGTCGGGCTCGGGGCCGAGCTGGCGCGCGACGGGCTGCGGATGCGCCTGGACGCGGCCGAGGGCGTGGACGGCGACGACGGGCTGACGCCGCAGCGGCGGGCCGCGCTGCTGGCGGCGGCGCGGGAGGCGCTACGCAATGTGCTGAAGCACTCGGGAGTCAGCGAGGCGCTGGTGCGGGTGTGGGACGAGCCGGACGGGCTGACGCTGGTGGTGCGCGACTTCGGGAACGGGTTCGATCCGGCGGCGCACCGGCCGGGGTTCGGGCTGAGCGAGTCGATCGCCGCTCGGATGGCCGAGGTCGGCGGGCATGCGGGGGTGGGGTCTCGGGTGGGGAACGGGACGTCGGTGACGTTGTGGGTGCCGGTCGAGGGTGACGAGGTGGCCTGA
- the eccB gene encoding type VII secretion protein EccB has product MWTERDQIQAYQFLRRRLVSALVTSDPNHPTSPHRRLVMGTVLGTVATMLTAAGFGISGMMAPSPPPDWQHTGLVIVDSDGGGRYVLDNSGVLHPVTNLASARLLANGTKTVTVTTALLRDAPRGATLGIANAPDMLPDAANVIPAPDPVACSRATSDIPKVTGPVGALLLANAGGATSALTGMVPLPDGRALLVQTPKGERYLITGGLKYKLADDSVMTALGYQTATILPAAASWLNTLPSGRDLALVTVPGVGSAGPRVGGTKRKVGEVLTVNNTVTDKTLYYLVQAGGLEPIPQIEAALIVADNANAAAYTDGPQQPRAVSVSDATAVPSTPAGDDTKGYPAGVPTPVAGLGGSTVVCATGDGTAPAQIAVSLAFPLPQGARTVPTGAPQGGAVADEIYLPPGTAALATIHTDTTTQPDGTQQNAPVYLITDAGTKYPLTDGQARAALGYGNNGPTTLPTTALAMLPTGPGLDEADAQKAVVVGN; this is encoded by the coding sequence GTGTGGACTGAGCGGGACCAGATCCAGGCGTACCAGTTCCTCCGACGGCGGCTGGTGTCCGCCCTGGTCACCTCCGACCCCAACCACCCGACCTCGCCGCACCGCCGGCTGGTGATGGGCACGGTCCTGGGCACGGTGGCCACGATGCTGACCGCCGCCGGCTTCGGCATCAGCGGCATGATGGCCCCGAGCCCGCCCCCGGACTGGCAGCACACCGGGCTGGTGATCGTGGACTCCGACGGCGGCGGCCGCTACGTCCTGGACAACAGCGGCGTCCTGCACCCGGTGACGAACCTGGCCTCGGCCCGCCTGCTGGCCAACGGCACCAAGACCGTCACCGTCACCACCGCCCTGCTGCGCGACGCCCCGCGCGGCGCGACGCTGGGCATAGCCAACGCCCCCGACATGCTCCCGGACGCGGCGAACGTCATCCCCGCCCCGGACCCCGTGGCCTGTTCCCGCGCCACCTCGGACATCCCGAAGGTGACCGGCCCGGTCGGCGCGCTCCTGCTGGCGAACGCCGGCGGCGCCACCTCGGCCCTGACCGGCATGGTGCCGCTGCCCGACGGCAGGGCCCTGCTGGTCCAGACCCCGAAGGGCGAGCGCTACCTGATCACCGGCGGCCTGAAGTACAAGCTCGCCGACGACTCGGTGATGACCGCCCTGGGCTACCAGACCGCGACGATCCTCCCGGCCGCGGCGAGCTGGCTCAACACCCTGCCCTCCGGCCGCGACCTGGCCCTGGTGACGGTGCCGGGCGTGGGCAGCGCCGGCCCGCGCGTGGGCGGCACGAAGCGCAAGGTCGGCGAGGTCCTGACGGTCAACAACACGGTGACCGACAAGACGCTGTACTACCTGGTCCAGGCGGGCGGCCTGGAACCGATCCCGCAGATCGAGGCGGCCCTGATCGTGGCCGACAACGCCAATGCCGCCGCCTACACCGACGGACCGCAGCAGCCCCGCGCGGTCTCGGTGTCCGACGCCACCGCCGTCCCCTCCACCCCGGCCGGCGACGACACGAAGGGCTACCCGGCAGGCGTCCCCACCCCGGTCGCCGGCCTCGGCGGCAGCACGGTGGTCTGCGCCACCGGCGACGGCACCGCCCCGGCGCAGATAGCGGTGAGCCTCGCCTTCCCGCTGCCCCAAGGAGCCCGCACGGTGCCCACCGGCGCGCCCCAGGGCGGCGCCGTCGCCGACGAGATCTACCTGCCCCCGGGCACCGCCGCGCTGGCGACGATCCACACCGACACCACCACCCAGCCCGACGGCACCCAGCAGAACGCGCCGGTCTACCTCATCACCGACGCCGGCACGAAGTACCCGCTCACCGACGGCCAGGCCCGCGCCGCCCTCGGCTACGGGAACAACGGGCCCACGACGCTGCCGACGACGGCGCTGGCGATGCTGCCGACCGGGCCGGGGCTGGACGAGGCGGACGCGCAGAAGGCGGTGGTGGTGGGGAACTGA
- a CDS encoding type VII secretion protein EccE has product MSSHAAPAAEMLAPPAPTPIERTAAPDTAAAVPRGSAALDWIAPVRGWQTVAWEAAALAAVAGYGHSATTEGIAYAGAGALVGMTSVRFRGRHLAQWADTQGRYRYRRMSTRRKGNGSGGVAEPLAALLPDLGLGEYVDRAGNRVGLAADDGGWVAAVRLRTTAEPQIGALMEVLREAYAGTTIPLASAQLVVWTAAPPEAPPQQQSPDPHQGRQLYLASQDLSETGSLRTMPSPDLSETQSLRTMPSPDLSETVTMQAITDYPRPGQAQGQGQGQGPVPGQGQPGSPSAPQSQPQPQHLAPMRVTWLALRYRPRQAPYAALARGGGELGSARAVASAALGLVSRLDEAGYGADALDQAELGQELMVAMHGADPAPPALQETWRDWSAGALRQICYEPHRALDPAVLLGRWTPGAAFTCASYTLSRTARGRIRGEAALRIAGVDAESLRPPFPAIRANGRQQEFVLRTMPLAVHR; this is encoded by the coding sequence ATGAGCAGTCACGCCGCGCCGGCGGCCGAGATGCTGGCTCCCCCTGCCCCGACGCCGATCGAGCGGACGGCGGCCCCCGACACGGCGGCCGCGGTGCCGCGCGGCTCGGCGGCCCTGGACTGGATCGCCCCGGTGCGCGGCTGGCAGACGGTGGCCTGGGAAGCGGCCGCGCTGGCCGCCGTCGCCGGCTACGGCCACTCCGCGACCACCGAGGGCATCGCCTACGCCGGCGCGGGCGCGCTGGTCGGCATGACCTCGGTGCGCTTCCGCGGCCGGCACCTGGCGCAGTGGGCCGACACCCAGGGCCGCTACCGCTACCGCCGGATGAGCACGCGCCGCAAGGGCAACGGCTCCGGCGGCGTCGCCGAGCCGCTCGCCGCCCTGCTGCCGGACCTGGGCCTGGGCGAGTATGTCGACCGGGCCGGCAACCGGGTCGGCCTGGCCGCCGACGACGGCGGCTGGGTCGCGGCGGTGCGGCTGCGCACGACTGCCGAACCGCAGATCGGCGCCCTGATGGAGGTGCTGCGCGAGGCTTATGCGGGCACGACGATCCCGCTGGCCAGCGCGCAGCTCGTGGTCTGGACGGCGGCGCCGCCGGAGGCCCCGCCCCAGCAGCAGAGCCCTGACCCTCACCAGGGCCGGCAGCTCTATCTGGCCTCGCAGGACCTGTCGGAGACCGGGAGTCTGCGGACGATGCCCTCGCCGGACCTGTCCGAGACCCAGAGCCTGCGCACCATGCCCTCCCCCGACCTGTCCGAGACCGTGACCATGCAGGCGATCACCGACTACCCGAGGCCGGGACAGGCACAAGGACAGGGACAGGGACAGGGGCCGGTGCCAGGGCAAGGTCAGCCAGGCTCCCCCTCGGCACCCCAATCCCAGCCCCAGCCACAGCACCTCGCCCCCATGCGCGTGACCTGGCTCGCCCTGCGCTACCGCCCCCGTCAGGCCCCGTACGCGGCCCTGGCCCGCGGCGGCGGCGAACTCGGCTCGGCGCGTGCCGTGGCCAGCGCGGCCCTGGGCCTGGTGTCCCGCCTGGACGAGGCCGGCTACGGCGCCGACGCGCTGGACCAGGCCGAGCTCGGCCAGGAGCTGATGGTCGCGATGCACGGCGCCGATCCGGCCCCGCCGGCCCTGCAGGAGACCTGGCGCGACTGGTCGGCGGGCGCCCTGCGGCAGATCTGCTACGAGCCGCACCGCGCGCTGGACCCGGCCGTGCTGCTCGGCCGCTGGACCCCGGGCGCGGCGTTCACCTGCGCGTCCTACACCCTGAGCCGCACCGCGCGGGGCCGGATCCGCGGGGAGGCCGCGCTGCGCATCGCCGGCGTCGACGCCGAGAGCCTGCGGCCGCCGTTCCCGGCGATCCGCGCCAACGGCCGCCAGCAGGAGTTCGTGCTGCGGACGATGCCGCTGGCGGTCCACCGCTGA
- a CDS encoding YbaB/EbfC family nucleoid-associated protein: MESIDFSTNVNALMERIHNQQADIERIQRELEVMEVVGASRDDEVRVTVRGNGQVVAVDIDDSAVRENDAYELGQLVKEAVNDGLRRVAEAGSAKFKPMIDAAQSEPGS, from the coding sequence ATGGAAAGCATCGACTTCTCGACGAATGTGAATGCGCTCATGGAGCGCATCCACAACCAGCAGGCGGATATCGAGCGCATCCAGCGCGAGCTGGAGGTGATGGAGGTCGTCGGGGCCAGCCGGGACGACGAGGTCCGGGTCACGGTCCGCGGCAACGGCCAGGTGGTCGCGGTCGACATCGACGACTCCGCGGTGCGCGAGAACGACGCGTACGAGCTCGGCCAGCTGGTCAAGGAGGCCGTCAACGACGGCCTGCGCCGGGTGGCCGAGGCCGGCAGCGCCAAGTTCAAGCCGATGATCGACGCCGCCCAGTCCGAGCCGGGGAGCTGA